The nucleotide window TATTCCATTATTATTTCTGTCATTTCTATTTAGTTTAATATCAATTATTGTTTATAGACGAATTAATTTGAGCGAAAGAAAAACATACAATTGGACTTTTAGATGCATACCATACATATCAATACTTCCAACTCTTTGTTTAATAAGTATGATTCTGTATGCTATTATTTTTAAATTCCTTTTATAAGAAATCAAGTATATATTAAACGCAGCACAACACCAGCTATACATCAAGTCTCGGCCGACGCGTCCTCGCTCGCTGCATAGCAAATTCGTTGTGGTGAATAAACATCAATCTCTCTTACTATGAGAAATTTATTTTGTATTATATTCATTTTGTTATCTTTCGATATTCATGCTCAAGAAGCAAATTGTATATCAAAATTAGATTCACTTACTGGATTTCAAATTTATGAACAATGTGATGTTATTGCGTCCCCTAAATCGGGGTTTAATAAATTCTATAAAGAAATTGCTAACACTGTTAAGTTTTCAAGTAATATTAAAAATTTCAGTATCGACCCGAAGATTTTTATCAGTCTAATTATTAATGAAGATGGATCAGTTAGT belongs to Flammeovirga agarivorans and includes:
- a CDS encoding energy transducer TonB produces the protein MRNLFCIIFILLSFDIHAQEANCISKLDSLTGFQIYEQCDVIASPKSGFNKFYKEIANTVKFSSNIKNFSIDPKIFISLIINEDGSVSSIRVLHGKMNMIANKDDFLDLLNNTLWNPAQCFGKPVKSLKIFPIIVCLK